The proteins below are encoded in one region of Synchiropus splendidus isolate RoL2022-P1 chromosome 13, RoL_Sspl_1.0, whole genome shotgun sequence:
- the LOC128769156 gene encoding RING finger protein 212B-like isoform X5 has translation MEWFHCNQCKVKSRTKFAVSSCGHICCEACINPKQCTVCGANCSYLAITDKIVHFQQKQQERLIGHLKEKCGQLEQRLKDIADQGYRSLIWCLSFILKLIPLYVMIRQLKELRRENDDLKKQLSELRRETAELKKPLSLRRVSPGHFHSTGSQKITLPVAVTSPVTPHLRNGHVSGAEVSQEWYRERSLIATPGSASSHSSRSSFHEQGPVLEGTPTSFIAPARVQRHTPNPFHLQFHYSSHCRKKLTWQ, from the exons ATGGAGTGGTTCCATTGTAACCAGTGTAAAGTCAAGTCACGAACCAAGTTTGCGGTCTCCAGTTGTGGACACATCTGCTGCGAGGCCTGCATCAATCCTA AACAATGCACTGTCTGTGGAGCCAACTGCAGCTATTTGGCCATCACAGATAAG ATTGTCCATttccagcagaagcagcaggaaaGGTTGATAGGCCACCTCAAAGAAAAATGTGGACAGCTGGAACAAAGACTTAAGGACATCGCTGATCAGGGCTACAGGTCATTGATATGGTGTTtgagtttcattttaaaactgatcCCACTGTATGTTATGATCAGGCAACTtaaggaactgaggagagagaaCGATGATCTAAAAAAACAGCTGTCAGAGCTGAGGAGGGAGACCGCAGAGCTCAAGAAGCCTCTTTCACTCAGGAGG GTTTCCCCGGGACACTTTCATTCAACTGG CAGTCAGAAAATAACCCTGCCTGTTGCTGTCACTTCCCCAG TAACCCCTCATCTAAGAAATGG TCATGTTTCTGGTGCTGAAGTGTCGCAGGAGTGGTATAGAGAAAGAAGTCTCATCGCT actCCTGGATCAGCCTCATCACACTCCAGTCGCAGCTCTTTTCATGAACAAGGGCCTG TTCTGGAAGGAACACCGACCTCCTTCATCGCCCCTGCAAG aGTGCAGCGTCACACTCCAAATCCTTTCCACCTTCAGTTT CATTATAGCTCACACTGCAGGAAAAAACTGACATGGCAGTGA
- the LOC128769156 gene encoding RING finger protein 212B-like isoform X2, with the protein MEWFHCNQCKVKSRTKFAVSSCGHICCEACINPKQCTVCGANCSYLAITDKMRPEEKLYFKDPAKLFRSRLENIAQIVHFQQKQQERLIGHLKEKCGQLEQRLKDIADQGYRSLIWCLSFILKLIPLYVMIRQLKELRRENDDLKKQLSELRRETAELKKPLSLRRVSPGHFHSTGSQKITLPVAVTSPVTPHLRNGHVSGAEVSQEWYRERSLIATPGSASSHSSRSSFHEQGPVLEGTPTSFIAPARVQRHTPNPFHLQFVSGLSLHSPRC; encoded by the exons ATGGAGTGGTTCCATTGTAACCAGTGTAAAGTCAAGTCACGAACCAAGTTTGCGGTCTCCAGTTGTGGACACATCTGCTGCGAGGCCTGCATCAATCCTA AACAATGCACTGTCTGTGGAGCCAACTGCAGCTATTTGGCCATCACAGATAAG ATGAGGCCAGAAGAAAAGCTGTATTTCAAGGATCCTGCGAAGCTCTTCCGGTCACGACTGGAAAACATTGCGCAG ATTGTCCATttccagcagaagcagcaggaaaGGTTGATAGGCCACCTCAAAGAAAAATGTGGACAGCTGGAACAAAGACTTAAGGACATCGCTGATCAGGGCTACAGGTCATTGATATGGTGTTtgagtttcattttaaaactgatcCCACTGTATGTTATGATCAGGCAACTtaaggaactgaggagagagaaCGATGATCTAAAAAAACAGCTGTCAGAGCTGAGGAGGGAGACCGCAGAGCTCAAGAAGCCTCTTTCACTCAGGAGG GTTTCCCCGGGACACTTTCATTCAACTGG CAGTCAGAAAATAACCCTGCCTGTTGCTGTCACTTCCCCAG TAACCCCTCATCTAAGAAATGG TCATGTTTCTGGTGCTGAAGTGTCGCAGGAGTGGTATAGAGAAAGAAGTCTCATCGCT actCCTGGATCAGCCTCATCACACTCCAGTCGCAGCTCTTTTCATGAACAAGGGCCTG TTCTGGAAGGAACACCGACCTCCTTCATCGCCCCTGCAAG aGTGCAGCGTCACACTCCAAATCCTTTCCACCTTCAGTTTGTGAGTGGACTGTCACTGCACTCACCTCGATGCTAG
- the LOC128769156 gene encoding RING finger protein 212B-like isoform X6, whose product MEWFHCNQCKVKSRTKFAVSSCGHICCEACINPKQCTVCGANCSYLAITDKIVHFQQKQQERLIGHLKEKCGQLEQRLKDIADQGYRQLKELRRENDDLKKQLSELRRETAELKKPLSLRRVSPGHFHSTGSQKITLPVAVTSPVTPHLRNGHVSGAEVSQEWYRERSLIATPGSASSHSSRSSFHEQGPVLEGTPTSFIAPARVQRHTPNPFHLQFHYSSHCRKKLTWQ is encoded by the exons ATGGAGTGGTTCCATTGTAACCAGTGTAAAGTCAAGTCACGAACCAAGTTTGCGGTCTCCAGTTGTGGACACATCTGCTGCGAGGCCTGCATCAATCCTA AACAATGCACTGTCTGTGGAGCCAACTGCAGCTATTTGGCCATCACAGATAAG ATTGTCCATttccagcagaagcagcaggaaaGGTTGATAGGCCACCTCAAAGAAAAATGTGGACAGCTGGAACAAAGACTTAAGGACATCGCTGATCAGGGCTACAG GCAACTtaaggaactgaggagagagaaCGATGATCTAAAAAAACAGCTGTCAGAGCTGAGGAGGGAGACCGCAGAGCTCAAGAAGCCTCTTTCACTCAGGAGG GTTTCCCCGGGACACTTTCATTCAACTGG CAGTCAGAAAATAACCCTGCCTGTTGCTGTCACTTCCCCAG TAACCCCTCATCTAAGAAATGG TCATGTTTCTGGTGCTGAAGTGTCGCAGGAGTGGTATAGAGAAAGAAGTCTCATCGCT actCCTGGATCAGCCTCATCACACTCCAGTCGCAGCTCTTTTCATGAACAAGGGCCTG TTCTGGAAGGAACACCGACCTCCTTCATCGCCCCTGCAAG aGTGCAGCGTCACACTCCAAATCCTTTCCACCTTCAGTTT CATTATAGCTCACACTGCAGGAAAAAACTGACATGGCAGTGA
- the LOC128769156 gene encoding RING finger protein 212B-like isoform X3: protein MEWFHCNQCKVKSRTKFAVSSCGHICCEACINPKQCTVCGANCSYLAITDKMRPEEKLYFKDPAKLFRSRLENIAQIVHFQQKQQERLIGHLKEKCGQLEQRLKDIADQGYRSLIWCLSFILKLIPLYVMIRQLKELRRENDDLKKQLSELRRETAELKKPLSLRRVSPGHFHSTGSQKITLPVAVTSPVTPHLRNGHVSGAEVSQEWYRERSLIATPGSASSHSSRSSFHEQGPVLEGTPTSFIAPARVQRHTPNPFHLQFQAL, encoded by the exons ATGGAGTGGTTCCATTGTAACCAGTGTAAAGTCAAGTCACGAACCAAGTTTGCGGTCTCCAGTTGTGGACACATCTGCTGCGAGGCCTGCATCAATCCTA AACAATGCACTGTCTGTGGAGCCAACTGCAGCTATTTGGCCATCACAGATAAG ATGAGGCCAGAAGAAAAGCTGTATTTCAAGGATCCTGCGAAGCTCTTCCGGTCACGACTGGAAAACATTGCGCAG ATTGTCCATttccagcagaagcagcaggaaaGGTTGATAGGCCACCTCAAAGAAAAATGTGGACAGCTGGAACAAAGACTTAAGGACATCGCTGATCAGGGCTACAGGTCATTGATATGGTGTTtgagtttcattttaaaactgatcCCACTGTATGTTATGATCAGGCAACTtaaggaactgaggagagagaaCGATGATCTAAAAAAACAGCTGTCAGAGCTGAGGAGGGAGACCGCAGAGCTCAAGAAGCCTCTTTCACTCAGGAGG GTTTCCCCGGGACACTTTCATTCAACTGG CAGTCAGAAAATAACCCTGCCTGTTGCTGTCACTTCCCCAG TAACCCCTCATCTAAGAAATGG TCATGTTTCTGGTGCTGAAGTGTCGCAGGAGTGGTATAGAGAAAGAAGTCTCATCGCT actCCTGGATCAGCCTCATCACACTCCAGTCGCAGCTCTTTTCATGAACAAGGGCCTG TTCTGGAAGGAACACCGACCTCCTTCATCGCCCCTGCAAG aGTGCAGCGTCACACTCCAAATCCTTTCCACCTTCAGTTT CAAGCATTATAG
- the LOC128769156 gene encoding RING finger protein 212B-like isoform X1 — protein MEWFHCNQCKVKSRTKFAVSSCGHICCEACINPKQCTVCGANCSYLAITDKMRPEEKLYFKDPAKLFRSRLENIAQIVHFQQKQQERLIGHLKEKCGQLEQRLKDIADQGYRSLIWCLSFILKLIPLYVMIRQLKELRRENDDLKKQLSELRRETAELKKPLSLRRVSPGHFHSTGSQKITLPVAVTSPVTPHLRNGHVSGAEVSQEWYRERSLIATPGSASSHSSRSSFHEQGPVLEGTPTSFIAPARVQRHTPNPFHLQFHYSSHCRKKLTWQ, from the exons ATGGAGTGGTTCCATTGTAACCAGTGTAAAGTCAAGTCACGAACCAAGTTTGCGGTCTCCAGTTGTGGACACATCTGCTGCGAGGCCTGCATCAATCCTA AACAATGCACTGTCTGTGGAGCCAACTGCAGCTATTTGGCCATCACAGATAAG ATGAGGCCAGAAGAAAAGCTGTATTTCAAGGATCCTGCGAAGCTCTTCCGGTCACGACTGGAAAACATTGCGCAG ATTGTCCATttccagcagaagcagcaggaaaGGTTGATAGGCCACCTCAAAGAAAAATGTGGACAGCTGGAACAAAGACTTAAGGACATCGCTGATCAGGGCTACAGGTCATTGATATGGTGTTtgagtttcattttaaaactgatcCCACTGTATGTTATGATCAGGCAACTtaaggaactgaggagagagaaCGATGATCTAAAAAAACAGCTGTCAGAGCTGAGGAGGGAGACCGCAGAGCTCAAGAAGCCTCTTTCACTCAGGAGG GTTTCCCCGGGACACTTTCATTCAACTGG CAGTCAGAAAATAACCCTGCCTGTTGCTGTCACTTCCCCAG TAACCCCTCATCTAAGAAATGG TCATGTTTCTGGTGCTGAAGTGTCGCAGGAGTGGTATAGAGAAAGAAGTCTCATCGCT actCCTGGATCAGCCTCATCACACTCCAGTCGCAGCTCTTTTCATGAACAAGGGCCTG TTCTGGAAGGAACACCGACCTCCTTCATCGCCCCTGCAAG aGTGCAGCGTCACACTCCAAATCCTTTCCACCTTCAGTTT CATTATAGCTCACACTGCAGGAAAAAACTGACATGGCAGTGA
- the LOC128769156 gene encoding RING finger protein 212B-like isoform X4, with amino-acid sequence MEWFHCNQCKVKSRTKFAVSSCGHICCEACINPKQCTVCGANCSYLAITDKMRPEEKLYFKDPAKLFRSRLENIAQIVHFQQKQQERLIGHLKEKCGQLEQRLKDIADQGYRQLKELRRENDDLKKQLSELRRETAELKKPLSLRRVSPGHFHSTGSQKITLPVAVTSPVTPHLRNGHVSGAEVSQEWYRERSLIATPGSASSHSSRSSFHEQGPVLEGTPTSFIAPARVQRHTPNPFHLQFHYSSHCRKKLTWQ; translated from the exons ATGGAGTGGTTCCATTGTAACCAGTGTAAAGTCAAGTCACGAACCAAGTTTGCGGTCTCCAGTTGTGGACACATCTGCTGCGAGGCCTGCATCAATCCTA AACAATGCACTGTCTGTGGAGCCAACTGCAGCTATTTGGCCATCACAGATAAG ATGAGGCCAGAAGAAAAGCTGTATTTCAAGGATCCTGCGAAGCTCTTCCGGTCACGACTGGAAAACATTGCGCAG ATTGTCCATttccagcagaagcagcaggaaaGGTTGATAGGCCACCTCAAAGAAAAATGTGGACAGCTGGAACAAAGACTTAAGGACATCGCTGATCAGGGCTACAG GCAACTtaaggaactgaggagagagaaCGATGATCTAAAAAAACAGCTGTCAGAGCTGAGGAGGGAGACCGCAGAGCTCAAGAAGCCTCTTTCACTCAGGAGG GTTTCCCCGGGACACTTTCATTCAACTGG CAGTCAGAAAATAACCCTGCCTGTTGCTGTCACTTCCCCAG TAACCCCTCATCTAAGAAATGG TCATGTTTCTGGTGCTGAAGTGTCGCAGGAGTGGTATAGAGAAAGAAGTCTCATCGCT actCCTGGATCAGCCTCATCACACTCCAGTCGCAGCTCTTTTCATGAACAAGGGCCTG TTCTGGAAGGAACACCGACCTCCTTCATCGCCCCTGCAAG aGTGCAGCGTCACACTCCAAATCCTTTCCACCTTCAGTTT CATTATAGCTCACACTGCAGGAAAAAACTGACATGGCAGTGA
- the LOC128769156 gene encoding uncharacterized protein LOC128769156 isoform X7 — MEWFHCNQCKVKSRTKFAVSSCGHICCEACINPKQCTVCGANCSYLAITDKMRPEEKLYFKDPAKLFRSRLENIAQVSPGHFHSTGSQKITLPVAVTSPVTPHLRNGHVSGAEVSQEWYRERSLIATPGSASSHSSRSSFHEQGPVLEGTPTSFIAPARVQRHTPNPFHLQFHYSSHCRKKLTWQ; from the exons ATGGAGTGGTTCCATTGTAACCAGTGTAAAGTCAAGTCACGAACCAAGTTTGCGGTCTCCAGTTGTGGACACATCTGCTGCGAGGCCTGCATCAATCCTA AACAATGCACTGTCTGTGGAGCCAACTGCAGCTATTTGGCCATCACAGATAAG ATGAGGCCAGAAGAAAAGCTGTATTTCAAGGATCCTGCGAAGCTCTTCCGGTCACGACTGGAAAACATTGCGCAG GTTTCCCCGGGACACTTTCATTCAACTGG CAGTCAGAAAATAACCCTGCCTGTTGCTGTCACTTCCCCAG TAACCCCTCATCTAAGAAATGG TCATGTTTCTGGTGCTGAAGTGTCGCAGGAGTGGTATAGAGAAAGAAGTCTCATCGCT actCCTGGATCAGCCTCATCACACTCCAGTCGCAGCTCTTTTCATGAACAAGGGCCTG TTCTGGAAGGAACACCGACCTCCTTCATCGCCCCTGCAAG aGTGCAGCGTCACACTCCAAATCCTTTCCACCTTCAGTTT CATTATAGCTCACACTGCAGGAAAAAACTGACATGGCAGTGA
- the homeza gene encoding homeobox and leucine zipper encoding a, with translation MATYGENNGPLATSEPYNSKITKTKTDGKHEGKRVKDLRQTARSLKSNTDSVASFTTNTNTVVCLPLVSEELKLVWTQSDQTRELDNIPELVQAFNLFPYPTAQEVSTLARVCTLPLDKVKVWFMVQRIKYGISWSSEEIQETRQKLSVDKPCKEMSDEDMAESKNESSDELMIEEDDSEAEDSVSSASSQKAKAKCDSPDSNKSAKTNSPCFSSSLPPPQDSYFYRPPADTPPTTIVDIPAVQTESPIQQSRNGRYKKSKAQLAALRKSFLVEHWPAELELRRLQEETGLSRNDIRKWFSDSRYQLRVGRGTIASSQNYSYPQSGTKPEESQTVPPTAQKTPQVNGGKGQDRPRSNGAKNADFFQTFLTNTLEAFGEKAPDADDYDEAEDLSGDGDSVKDDEPIEEQPLQLTKTCKGDPDVPLDLKNSPRSSHSGTPPPTTGPHKQTLGSSTSKKSIKASPNPHSGASASTLTPGGRPRKTKEQLSMLKDYFLRCQWPKSEEYTELVKVTGLPRADIIQWFGDTRYAVKNGQLRWVKGVREQFLAELAAQQNSGGITNGSGSSQGGSRKRKSTTSDSPNLQPLISYFFSTGSLNEKDLDTLCKKSRMSYQQVRDWFASQVTEETDPEINVAD, from the coding sequence ATGGCAACTTATGGTGAAAACAACGGACCTCTGGCCACAAGTGAGCCGTACAACAGCAAAATAACGAAAACCAAGACTGACGGGAAGCATGAAGGAAAACGGGTCAAGGATTTGCGGCAAACAGCCCGTTCACTTAAAAGCAATACAGATTCAGTGGCCAGtttcaccaccaacaccaacactgttgtttgtttaccaCTAGTGTCGGAGGAGTTAAAGCTGGTTTGGACCCAGTCCGATCAGACCCGAGAACTAGACAACATCCCAGAGTTGGTCCAAGCTTTCAACTTGTTTCCGTACCCAACAGCCCAGGAGGTGAGCACGTTAGCCCGGGTCTGCACCTTGCCCCTCGACAAGGTCAAAGTTTGGTTCATGGTCCAGAGAATCAAGTATGGCATCAGCTGGTCCTCAGAGGAGATTCAGGAAACACGGCAGAAACTGTCTGTGGATAAACCGTGCAAGGAGATGAGCGATGAGGACATGGCGGAGAGCAAAAATGAAAGTAGTGATGAACTGATGATTGAAGAGGACGATTCAGAAGCTGAGGATTCTGTCTCATCCGCCTCCTCACAGAAGGCCAAAGCGAAGTGTGACTCACCTGACTCTAACAAGTCAGCCAAAACAAACTCTCCATGTTTCAGCTCCTCTCTGCCGCCTCCTCAGGATTCATATTTCTACCGTCCACCAGCAGACACGCCTCCCACCACCATCGTCGATATCCCCGCGGTCCAGACAGAGTCCCCGATACAGCAAAGTCGCAATGGTCGATACAAGAAGTCGAAAGCTCAGCTGGCTGCTCTCCGCAAGAGTTTTTTGGTGGAGCACTGGCCTGCGGAGCTTGAGTTGAGGCGCTTGCAGGAAGAGACCGGTTTGAGTCGCAACGACATCCGCAAATGGTTCAGCGACAGCCGGTACCAGTTGAGAGTGGGGCGAGGAACCATTGCGTCTTCCCAAAACTATTCTTACCCACAATCTGGAACCAAACCAGAAGAGTCTCAAACTGTCCCTCCAACTGCTCAAAAGACCCCTCAAGTTAATGGTGGAAAAGGCCAGGACAGACCTCGGAGCAATGGGGCTAAGAACGCCGACTTCTTCCAGACCTTCTTGACAAACACCCTGGAAGCCTTTGGAGAAAAAGCCCCAGATGCCGATGACTACGACGAGGCTGAGGATCTCTCTGGAGATGGGGACAGTGTCAAAGATGACGAACCAATTGAAGAACAGCCCCTTCAATTGACAAAGACCTGCAAGGGTGATCCAGATGTTCCACTTGATCTGAAAAACTCCCCCCGCTCCTCGCACTCTGGCACACCTCCGCCTACGACTGGGCCTCATAAACAGACTCTGGGTAGCAGCACATCAAAGAAGTCTATCAAAGCCTCACCAAACCCCCACTCCGGGGCATCAGCTTCAACACTCACCCCTGGAGGGCGACCGAGGAAGACTAAAGAACAGCTGTCCATGTTAAAGGACTACTTTTTACGCTGCCAGTGGCCGAAAAGTGAAGAGTACACAGAACTGGTGAAGGTAACGGGCTTGCCTCGTGCTGATATCATTCAGTGGTTTGGGGACACACGCTATGCAGTAAAGAACGGCCAGTTACGTTGGGTTAAGGGTGTTCGGGAGCAGTTCCTAGCTGAACTAGCTGCACAGCAGAACAGCGGCGGAATCACAAATGGCTCTGGGTCATCTCAAGGGGGAAGCCGCAAACGAAAGTCGACAACTTCAGACTCCCCAAATCTACAACCACTCATTTCTTACTTCTTTTCTACTGGATCGCTGAATGAGAAAGACCTTGATACGCTATGCAAGAAATCCAGAATGAGTTATCAGCAAGTTCGGGACTGGTTTGCCTCTCAGGTCACCGAGGAGACTGACCCAGAGATAAACGTTGCTGATTAA